The following proteins come from a genomic window of Aspergillus luchuensis IFO 4308 DNA, chromosome 3, nearly complete sequence:
- a CDS encoding IGBP1/TAP42 family protein (BUSCO:EOG092648LP;~COG:T;~EggNog:ENOG410PHEG;~InterPro:IPR038511,IPR007304;~PFAM:PF04177;~go_process: GO:0009966 - regulation of signal transduction [Evidence IEA]): protein MEQPQNLRTLFAEAKAEKSALETRPDSNTDAYRSDVNATIAKLEECQRQVGLLSLFSSNEPLEDISTTDIQYLTVEYHLADLLQRTYSSDREALLRRALGQYERFLARLDDYDVLNEKDKKLFERYTSNPTSFSLTTTNDAATRREVKINRFKEEKELKQKLEYFANNQSRLQSDEEDVRKLYLAEINLYIHQSFQSLDLLSQELTMLSTIRSAPPNPAESLQDDPRRRNQASESSYSERLDRPIAELLRGGKFGPILSKEGKPMQPFTLLDRRTQLQQGVFRSGHNLPTMTIDEYLEEEKRRGNVIEGGGEKSGIKPEVDEDDMDLADEETMKARAWDEYKEANPRGSGNTLNRG, encoded by the exons ATGGAGCAGCCGCAAAATCTACGAACCCTTTTTGCGGAAGCGAAAGCTGAAAAGTCTGCTTTAGAAACCCGCCCCGACAGCAACACGGATGCATACCGCAGTGATGTCAACGCAACAATAGCCAAGCTTGAGGAATGCCAGCGGCAAGTGGGATTGCTATCTCTGTTCAGCTCGAACGAACCTTTGGAGGACATCTCCACGACAGATATCCA ATACCTTACGGTAGAGTATCATCTTGCGGACCTTCTCCAAAGAACTTACAGCTCGGACCGTGAAGCTCTCCTCCGACGTGCGCTTGGGCAATATGAACGCTTCCTCGCCCGACTAGACGATTACGATGTCCTCAACGAAAAAGATAAGAAGCTCTTTGAACGTTACACCTCGAACCCCACCTCTTTTTCCCTGACTACAACCAATGATGCTGCGACCCGCCGAGAAGTGAAGATAAACAGattcaaggaggagaaggagctgaagcagAAATTAGAG TATTTTGCGAATAACCAAAGCCGGCTACAaagcgacgaggaggatgtccGGAAACTCTACCTCGCCGAGATCAACCTCTACATCCACCAGTCATTCCAGTCCTTGGATCTGCTGTCGCAAGAGCTGACTATGCTGTCAACCATCCGCAGTGCTCCGCCAAACCCCGCTGAGTCATTGCAGGATGATCCACGTCGGCGGAATCAGGCAAGCGAGTCGAGCTACTCCGAGCGACTAGATCGTCCGATTGCCGAACTGCTGAGAGGAGGGAAGTTCGGACCTATCCTGAGCAAGGAGGGGAAGCCTATGCAACCATTCACGTTGCTTGATCGCCGGACGCAGCTCCAGCAAGGGGTGTTCCGATCGGGACATAATCTACCCACTATGACGATTGATGAATAtcttgaagaggagaaaaggaggggTAACGTCATCGAAGGCGGGGGGGAGAAGTCAGGCATAAAGCCTGaggttgacgaagatgacatGGACTTGGCTGATGAAGAAACAATGAAGGCCAGAGCTTGGGACGAGTATAAAGAGGCGAATCCAAGAGGCTCTGGCAATACATTGAATCGGGGTTGA
- a CDS encoding protein kinase RIO2 (BUSCO:EOG09262KVB;~COG:T;~EggNog:ENOG410PFZS;~InterPro:IPR000687,IPR036388,IPR018935,IPR036390, IPR015285,IPR030484,IPR011009;~PFAM:PF01163,PF09202;~go_function: GO:0004672 - protein kinase activity [Evidence IEA];~go_function: GO:0004674 - protein serine/threonine kinase activity [Evidence IEA];~go_function: GO:0005524 - ATP binding [Evidence IEA];~go_process: GO:0006468 - protein phosphorylation [Evidence IEA]) has product MKLDPKAIRYLTSEDFRVLSAVEQGSRNHEVVPTPLIAQIAGLRGGSGVHRSISNLAKTNLIAKVKNAKYDGYRLTYGGLDYLALNAHQKQKCIYSVGNQIGVGKESDIIVVAGHDGTQRILKIHRLGRISFRTVKTNRDYLRHRNTGSWMYMSRLAAMKEYAFMKALRENGFSVPEPIAQNRHTIVMSLIDAFPLRQISKVAHPASLYSELMDMIVQLARFGLIHGDFNEFNILIKEIEDPDAKGKGREDDEDDENIRLVPVMIDFPQMVSIDHPNAEMYFDRDVNCIKRYFQRKFHFTSDAPGPFFKDARKQLIQNPGKRLDVEVEASGFSRKMARELENYMKEVGANGDNDEDKESEEEEEEEEEEEGSGSEGEENEQSQEVDESARRLGNLQVSEGQ; this is encoded by the exons ATGAAACTCGATCCGAAAGCGATCCGCTACCTCACCTCTGAGGACTTCCGCGTTCTCTCCGCG GTTGAACAAGGAAGCAGAAACCATGAAGTCGTGCCCACGCCTCTGATCGCGCAGATTGCTGGCCTCCGCGGTGGCAGCGGAGTGCACCGGTCTATCTCCAATCTCGCCAAGACTAACCTGATCGCTAAGGTTAAGAATGCGAAAT ATGATGGATACCGTCTCACCTACGGAGGTCTCGATTACCTCGCCCTCAACGCCCACCAGAAGCAAAAGTGCATTTACTCCGTCGGTAACCAGATTGGCGTTGGCAAGGAGTCCGATATTATCGTCGTCGCCGGTCACGATGGAACACAGCGCATTTTGAAGATTCACCGTCTCGGTCGTATTTCTTTCCGTACCGTCAAGACAAACCGCGACTACCTCCGACACCGTAACACTGGCTCGTGGATGTACATGTCGCGCCTAGCGGCGATGAAGGAATATGCCTTCATGAAGGCCCTACGAGAGAATGGCTTCTCCGTTCCCGAACCCATTGCCCAGAACCGCCACACCATCGTCATGAGCTTGATCGATGCGTTTCCGCTACGACAGATCTCCAAGGTCGCCCATCCCGCATCACTGTATTCGGAGCTGATGGATATGATCGTGCAGCTGGCGCGGTTTGGTCTGATTCACGGTGACTTCAACGAGTTCAACATCCTTATCAAGGAAATAGAGGATCCGGATGCTAAGGGGAAGGGCcgtgaggatgacgaggatgatgagaatatCCGGTTGGTGCCAGTCATGATCGATTTCCCCCAGATGGTGTCGATCGACCACCCCAATGCGGAGATGTACTTTGACCGTGATGTCAACTGCATCAAGCGCTACTTCCAGCGCAAGTTCCACTTCACTAGTGATGCTCCCGGCCCTTTCTTCAAGGATGCGAGGAAGCAGCTCATCCAGAACCCCGGGAAGCGGTTAGATGTGGAAGTTGAGGCGTCAGGATtctcgaggaagatggcgcGCGAGCTGGAGAACTATATGAAGGAGGTTGGCGCCAATGGCGACAACGACGAAGACaaggagagtgaggaggaagaagaagaagaggaagaggaggaaggctcCGGCTctgaaggggaggagaaCGAACAATCACAGGAGGTGGACGAGAGTGCTCGGCGACTTGGGAACCTGCAGGTATCGGAAGGACAGTAA
- a CDS encoding mitochondrial 54S ribosomal protein uL23m (BUSCO:EOG09264HX6;~COG:J;~EggNog:ENOG410PRXZ;~InterPro:IPR012677,IPR012678,IPR013025;~PFAM:PF00276;~go_component: GO:0005840 - ribosome [Evidence IEA];~go_function: GO:0003735 - structural constituent of ribosome [Evidence IEA];~go_process: GO:0006412 - translation [Evidence IEA]) translates to MVRRFSKFPKKPADWVGPAAPLSERKQIFLPDFTIALIRTPFLPPRYATFYVPLNFNKLDMRDYLQRLYGVGVVSVRSFVEQQKLTRLKSLGRYGYGKIRRPQSKKKMTVEMKEAFVWPEAPKDMAPWEKDQFFKAQKYQEEIQDKQKPDAGMKADEKEREVYKEDAKKLLEGAKPWRPTWKALGLGHYERPLVKS, encoded by the exons ATGGTCCGACGATTCTCCAAGTTTCCCAAAAAGCCCGCCGACTGGGTCGGTCCCGCGGCGCCTCTGTCCGAACGGAAGCAGATCTTCCT TCCCGACTTCACAATCGCCCTAATCCGCACGCcgttcctccctccccgctACGCCACCTTCTACGTGCCGCTCAACTTCAACAAACTGGATATGCGCGATTACCTGCAGCGACTGTACGGCGTGGGAGTCGTCAGCGTGCGATCATTCGTCGAGCAACAGAAACTGACGAGGTTGAAGTCTCTGGGTCGTTATGGATATGGCAAGATTCGTCGCCcgcagtcgaagaagaagatgacggtggagatgaaggaggcgtTTGTTTGGCCTGAGGCGCCGAAGGATATGGCTCC ATGGGAGAAAGACCAGTTCTTCAAGGCTCAGAAATACCAGGAGGAGATCCAGGATAAGCAGAAGCCGGATGCGGGAATGAAggcggatgagaaggagagggaggtttATAAGGAGGATGCGAAGAAATTGTTGGAGGGTGCTAAGCCGTGGAGGCCGACTTGGAAGGCTTTGGGGTTGGGGCATTATGAGAGGCCGTTGGTTAAGTcgtga
- the HEM3 gene encoding porphobilinogen deaminase (BUSCO:EOG09262YP5;~COG:H;~EggNog:ENOG410PHQP;~InterPro:IPR000860,IPR036803,IPR022419,IPR022418, IPR022417;~PFAM:PF03900,PF01379;~go_function: GO:0004418 - hydroxymethylbilane synthase activity [Evidence IEA];~go_process: GO:0018160 - peptidyl-pyrromethane cofactor linkage [Evidence IEA];~go_process: GO:0033014 - tetrapyrrole biosynthetic process [Evidence IEA]): protein MASAPPHATNPSSRKTFTIGTRKSKLALLQTDLVQAALKQTWPDYEFKIHSRETAGDQNTTIALRDFTTKNLWTQELEDLLIAGQVDFIVHSLKDVPTLLPSSCTLGPMMKREDTRDVLVMKKGLSYKSLAELPEGSVVGTSSIRRTAQLARRYPHLKVMDVRGNIGTRLSKLDAEDGPFTCLILAAAGLLRLELGDRITSYLDSKNGGMLYAVGQGALGIEIRKDDQQVLDMLQNIGHRETTFASLAERSLLRTLEGGCSAPLGVESEWVNGALRMRSIVVSVDGKESAEVEIDGAVDSPQAAEEFGVTVAKALVEKGAGKILEEIQRNKQTA, encoded by the exons ATGGCTTCTGCCCCGCCCCACGCCACCAACCCCTCATCGCGCAAGACCTTCACCATTGGCACGCGCAAGTCCAAGCTTGCTCTGCTTCAAACGGACCTGGTTCAAGCGGCGCTCAAGCAAACATGGCCTGACTACGAATTCAAGATCCATTCCCGAGAGACCGCAGGCGACCAGAACACGACCATTGCGCTCCGTGACTTCACGACCAAGAACCTGTGGACCCAGGAACTGGAGGACCTTCTGATTGCTGGCCAGGTCGACTTTATTGTACACTCTCTCAAGG ATGTGccgactctcctcccctcctcctgcaccCTCGGCCCTATGATGAAGCGCGAAGACACAAGAGACGTCCTGGTCATGAAGAAGGGCCTTTCATACAAAAGTCTGGCCGAGCTGCCCGAAGGCTCCGTTGTCGgtacctcctccatccgTCGTACCGCCCAACTTGCCCGTCGCTACCCCCACCTCAAGGTCATGGATGTGCGCGGTAACATTGGCACTCGGTTGTCGAAGCTGGATGCAGAGGATGGCCCTTTCACGTGTCTCATCCTGGCTGCCGCTGGCTTGCTGAGATTGGAGCTGGGCGATCGTATCACCAGCTATCTGGACTCGAAGAACGGGGGAATGCTCTATGCTGTCGGTCAGGGTGCTCTCGGCATTGAGATCCGGAAGGATGACCAGCAAGTGCTGGACATGCTACAGAACATCGGTCATAGGGAGACCACTTTTGCTAGTTTGGCAGAGCGCAGCCTTCTGCGTACTCTTGAGGGTGGATGCAGTGCGCCGTTGGGTGTAGAGTCCGAATGGGTCAATGGTGCTTTGAGGATGCGCTCCATTGTGGTTAGTGTGGATGGTAAGGAGAGCGCTGAGGTTGAGATCGATGGGGCTGTTGATTCGCCTCAGGCTGCGGAGGAGTTCGGTGTTACTGTGGCTAAGGCGTTGGTCGAGAAGGGCGCCGGCAAGATTCTGGAGGAAATCCAGCGCAACAAGCAGACTGCTTAG
- a CDS encoding putative LON domain serine protease (COG:O;~EggNog:ENOG410PJ7K;~InterPro:IPR027417,IPR027065,IPR003959,IPR008269, IPR027501,IPR003593,IPR004815,IPR015947,IPR020568, IPR003111,IPR014721;~MEROPS:MER0000485;~PFAM:PF00004,PF13541,PF05362,PF07726,PF07728, PF02190;~go_function: GO:0004176 - ATP-dependent peptidase activity [Evidence IEA];~go_function: GO:0004252 - serine-type endopeptidase activity [Evidence IEA];~go_function: GO:0005524 - ATP binding [Evidence IEA];~go_function: GO:0016887 - ATPase activity [Evidence IEA];~go_process: GO:0006508 - proteolysis [Evidence IEA];~go_process: GO:0006515 - protein quality control for misfolded or incompletely synthesized proteins [Evidence IEA];~go_process: GO:0030163 - protein catabolic process [Evidence IEA]): MGSNSGRTTKLPLVPLPKGSVLLPGITLRIPVSNRPDLANLLSTIVDRSAVAKRDGTPITFGCVPLSSPYLSKDGQRLIDDGSLDDDRREEFEMIDAGQARKEDLFRHGTVGKVIGIQRRAYSEPALVVQGVQRFTVRRVLKERPYFEAEAIVHDEKETVSGDAETVELFQQLRQLSRELLTLLRLSSLLPSPGSRLSPLIARKFELFITKSDVSHAGRLADFMADVADSGFEEKLRILASLDVKIRLERVVEILTRQLQSIKSNVKVTTITTNSFPSSGFDINQIDPRDREILARKAMAGLSGLTPPGLSAGRNNDNDDKESNEVDELQQRLQEAQLSPEARKVADKELRRLRKMNPANAEYGVCRTYLENIADIPWTKMTEDQLGPETLKRVRKQLDDDHYGLEKIKKRLLEYLAVLRLKQSTNRDVERQIESLSKELEASDGGDLEKEVPVLSETDRVAVETKLHMLKTRRMGDKSPILLLVGPPGVGKTSLARSVASSLGRKFHRISLGGVRDEAEIRGHRRTYVAAMPGLIVSGLKKVGVANPVFLLDEIDKVGGANFQGDPSAAMLEVLDPEQNHTFSDHYINIPIDLSKVLFIATANSLDTIPAPLLDRMETISLSGYTTVEKRHIAKRHLIPKQIRANGLSDGQVVLSDEVIDKVITSYTRESGVRNLERELGSVCRYKAVQFADAGDAGRLDAYNPMVSMDELEDILGIERFEEEIAEKHGRPGVVTGLVAYSTGGQGSILFIEVADMPGNGRVQLTGKLGDVLKESVEVALTWVKAHAFELGLTADPTEDIMKNRSLHVHCPSGAIPKDGPSAGLAHTMGLISLFTGKAVPPSVAMTGEVSLRGKVMPVGGIKEKLIGAHRAGVKTVLLPHHNRKDVKDVPQEVSEGLEIVYVTHIWEAIRQVWPDAHWPGQHTNFIESRL; encoded by the exons ATGGGTTCCAACAGCGGCAGAACAACCAAGCTCCCCTTGGTTCCGCTGCCCAAAGGATCGGTCCTACTTCCTGGCATTACGCTACGGATTCCTGTATCGAATCGCCCGGATCTCGCCAATTTACTGTCGACAATCGTTGATCGATCGGCCGTGGCGAAGCGCGATGGAACGCCTATCACCTTCGGATGCGTTCCCCTCAGCTCACCTTATCTGAGCAAGGACGGTCAGCGACTCATCGATGACGGAAGCTTGGATGATGACCGGAGGGAGGAGTTTGAGATGATTGATGCTGGACAAGCCAGAAAGGAGGATCTGTTTCGTCATGGTACCGTTGGTAAAGTGATTGGTATCCAGCGCCGTGCCTATTCGGAGCCGGCTCTCGTGGTCCAGGGTGTCCAGCGGTTCACTGTTAGGCGCGTCTTGAAGGAAAGGCCGTACTTTGAGGCTGAAGCTATTGTTCATGATGAGAAAG AAACAGTCTCCGGCGATGCTGAAACAGTAGAGTTATTCCAACAGCTGCGACAACTATCTCGCGAGCTCCTGACCTTGCTGCGATTGTCTTCCTTACTACCTTCTCCTGGAAGCCGCCTTTCGCCACTCATTGCCCGGAAGTTCGAACTGTTCATTACCAAGTCAGATGTCTCCCATGCGGGTAGACTGGCCGATTTCATGGCGGATGTCGCCGACTCCGGCTTCGAAGAAAAGCTTCGGATCTTAGCATCGCTTGACGTCAAGATCAGACTAGAGAGAGTTGTCGAGATTCTAACTAGGCAATTACAGAGCATCAAGAGCAATGTGAAGGTCACTACAATCACTACCAACAGCTTTCCTAGCTCTGGGTTCGATATTAACCAGATCGATCCTCGTGACCGTGAGATTCTGGCAAGGAAGGCGATGGCTGGTCTCAGCGGACTGACACCACCCGGGTTGTCAGCCGGTCGAAACAATGACAACGATGACAAGGAATCAAACGAGGTCGATGAGCTGCAGCAGAGGCTGCAAGAGGCCCAGCTCAGCCCTGAGGCTAGAAAGGTTGCCGACAAGGAGCTGCGACGTCTTCGTAAGATGAACCCGGCAAATGCTGAGTACGGTGTCTGCCGGACCTACCTCGAAAATATCGCGGATATTCCATGGACTAAGATGACCGAGGACCAGCTTGGACCGGAGACATTGAAGAGGGTTAGGAAGCAGCTAGACGATGACCACTATGGTCTggagaagataaagaagaGGCTCCTTGAGTACTTGGCCGTGCTCCGACTGAAGCAGTCTACCAACAGAGACGTTGAGCGCCAGATTGAGTCCTTGTCGAAAGAGCTTGAGGCGTCCGATGGAGGCGACCTCGAGAAGGAGGTACCTGTATTGTCCGAAACGGATCGAGTCGCTGTTGAGACCAAGCTGCATATGCTGAAGACTCGTCGCATGGGCGACAAGTCACCCATCCTCCTGCTTGTTGGACCACCAGGCGTTGGTAAGACCAGCTTGGCACGGTCAGTGGCCTCATCGCTCGGTCGCAAGTTTCACAGGATCTCTCTGGGTGGCGTAAGGGACGAGGCTGAAATCCGAGGCCATCGCCGGACCTACGTTGCTGCGATGCCGGGACTGATTGTCAGTGGTCTCAAGAAGGTCGGCGTTGCCAACCCAGTATTCTTGCTCGACGAGATTGACAAGGTCGGAGGCGCCAATTTCCAAGGTGATCCATCAGCAGCCATGCTCGAGGTCCTGGATCCTGAGCAGAACCATACATTTTCGGATCACTACATCAACATTCCCATTGACCTGAGCAAGGTGCTCTTCATTGCCACTGCCAACTCTTTGGACACTATCCCGGCACCTCTACTTGACCGGATGGAAACCATCTCTCTGTCTGGCTACACTACGGTTGAGAAGCGACACATTGCCAAGAGACACCTCATTCCCAAGCAGATCAGAGCGAATGGGCTCTCGGATGGCCAAGTCGTTCTGTCTGACGAGGTGATTGACAAAGTCATCACGTCTTACACCAGAGAGTCGGGTGTTCGTAACCTAGAGCGTGAGCTTGGCTCGGTCTGTCGATACAAGGCCGTCCAGTTTGCGGATGCGGGCGATGCAGGCCGACTTGATGCGTACAACCCCATGGTGAGCATGGACGAGTTGGAAGATATACTAGGTATCGAGCGctttgaagaagaaattgCCGAAAAGCATGGTCGTCCCGGTGTTGTCACTGGACTTGTCGCGTATTCCACTGGAGGTCAAGGCAGCATTCTATTCATCGAGGTTGCAGACATGCCGGGCAACGGCCGGGTCCAGCTCACTGGAAAGCTAGGTGACGTGCTGAAGGAGAGTGTGGAGGTGGCTCTGACATGGGTGAAAGCCCATGCGTTTGAGCTTGGACTGACTGCGGATCCCACCGAGGATATCATGAAGAACCGCAGCCTGCACGTCCACTGCCCGTCCGGAGCCATCCCGAAGGATGGCCCCTCGGCAGGCCTGGCACACACGATGGGTCTGATCTCGCTATTCACCGGCAAGGCAGTACCTCCCAGTGTTGCCATGACCGGCGAAGTGTCGCTCCGCGGCAAGGTGATGCCTGTTGGCggcatcaaggagaagctgatCGGTGCGCACCGCGCCGGCGTCAAGACCGTCCTCTTGCCCCATCACAACCgcaaggatgtcaaggaCGTGCCGCAGGAGGTCAGCGAAGGACTTGAAATTGTTTATGTAAC GCATATCTGGGAAGCTATCCGACAGGTGTGGCCAGATGCCCACTGGCCTGGTCAGCATACCAACTTCATCGAGAGCCGGCTGTAA